Below is a window of Methylosinus sp. PW1 DNA.
GCCTTTCTCGATGGCGAGACGAAGCCGGCCATCCTCGACGCTGAGCTGCTGCGCGGCCGCATGGACGATGACGCCCCATTCGGCCGGATAGAAGAAGGCCGATTTGACCGCCTGCGGAGAGATATCGCCGCCTTCGACGGTCAGCGCGAGCGCCGCGCCTTCGTCCGTGACGTGCGCGGTCCAGCCGCGTCGCTCCGGCCGGCGGGCGTCCGTCGCAGCGAACGCGGCCGCGACGTCGCCGCTCGCCGGGATCGAGACGGCGGAAACCGGCAGGTCCAGCCGGAAGCTCCCGGTCTCGGGAATGCATTGCTTCGCGCAGACCAGCCAATCGGCCTCCGCCACGATGGAGAAGGTCTGACCGGGCTCGATCGTCGCGGGCGCGGTCACCGTGACGGGGAGGACGATCTCATTCTCATAGCCGAAATTCCGCACGGGACCGACCGCGATGCTATCAGGACCGGGCCAGGCGATCTCGCTCGCCGTCGCGCCTTCGGGCAGCTTCAAGGACAAGTTCGGAGCGACGCCGGCGTCGCCCGGATTTTTCCAGTATGTGTGCCAATGCGGCGCGAGCTTCTGGCGCAATCCGACGCGGAAGCTCTGGCCGGGCGCGACACTGTCCGCCTCGCTGATCAAGGTGACGGTGGCGCGTGGGCTCGACTGCGCATCGCTCTCCGCGGCCTTTGCGCCGAACGGTGCGCCCAAGAGCGTCGCCAACGCCCCGAGAAGAACGATCGATGATGAGCGACGTCGAGCGTCTTGGCGCATGCTCTGTCCCTTTTGCTTTGCGTGGATCCTCGCCGCGCATCGAGATTTCGGCTAGATCCGCGATCGACGGCTTCGGCCCCACGCCAATTGTCTTCGACCGGGGCGCTACGGGACTCCGGAGCATTTCAGCGCTAGAAACATAGTAAAACTATCTGAATAATCGGCTACGTCAATCCGCCTCGCGCGCATCCGCGAGGAGTGCCGCTCAAGACGTCGGCGACGAAGAGCCGAAGCGGCCGCCGTCGCGTTCCGCGGCGGTAGCGCGCTAGAGCCTCGAGATCAAGGGAACGCTTTCGCCGCAGCGGCGTCCAGCGCTCGGGCGAGATCGTCGAAAAGATCGGAGGCGGATTCGATTCCCGTCGAGAGGCGCAGCAGATCGCCTGGAACCGGCGTTCCCGGCCCTTCGACGCTCGCGCGATGCTCGATCAGGCTCTCGACGCCGCCGAGCGACGTCGCGCGCTTCCAAATCGTCACTTGCGCGGCGGTCGCGATCGCCGCTGCGGCGCCGCCTTTCACGCGGATGGACAACATGCCGCCGAAGCCCCCCTGCATCTGTCGCCGGGCGACCTCATGGCCCGGAAAGCCGGGAAGGCCGGGATAAAGGACCTCCGAGACGGCCGCGTGCTCGGCGAGCCGCTCGGCGAGCGCGAGCGCCGACTGAGACTGCGCGCGCACCCGCAGGAAAAGGGTGCGCAGCCCGCGCTGCAGAAGCCATGCCTCGAATGGCCCGAGCACGGCGCCGTTGCGCGCCAGGATCGCGCGAATGCGATCCCACAAGTCGTCGCGTCGCGCGGCGACGACGGCGCCCGCCACCACGTCGGAATGTCCATTCAGATATTTCGTCGCGGAATGAACGACGAGATCGGCGCCGAGCGACAATGGCCGCGTGAGCACGGGCGACGCCGCAGTGGAGTCGACTGCGAGCCGCGCGCCGGCGCGATG
It encodes the following:
- a CDS encoding PLP-dependent aspartate aminotransferase family protein, encoding MTEPETIAAQAGGKVDASVGALIPPIHPSTTYERGRDNSFPEGRIYSRPDNPTYAVAAQTLNALEGGAETLLFSSGMAAATSVFLALDPGDHVIAPKVMYWALRGWLADFATRWGLRIDFVDLADAAALEAAVRPGETRLVWVETPANPLWTIADIAAAAAIAHRAGARLAVDSTAASPVLTRPLSLGADLVVHSATKYLNGHSDVVAGAVVAARRDDLWDRIRAILARNGAVLGPFEAWLLQRGLRTLFLRVRAQSQSALALAERLAEHAAVSEVLYPGLPGFPGHEVARRQMQGGFGGMLSIRVKGGAAAAIATAAQVTIWKRATSLGGVESLIEHRASVEGPGTPVPGDLLRLSTGIESASDLFDDLARALDAAAAKAFP